One window of the Cryptomeria japonica chromosome 7, Sugi_1.0, whole genome shotgun sequence genome contains the following:
- the LOC131035330 gene encoding 3-ketoacyl-CoA synthase 4-like, translating to MLNEQELFSTEIVRRGAESSGPNAGSQRFSIRVHRKLPDFFHSVNASHVKLGYHYFISNALYFLSIPLLLVMKEALRKNNLWKLWEQPSPDLVSLLYVCGLIGFIACVYYMCKPRPVYLVDFACSKPSDEFKATKGRFLSHSRETGFFDDKSLEFQRNILERSGIGDETYFPEAISASPPRLTMKEARVEAEMVMFGALDELFDKCKVKPRDVGILVVNCSLFNPTPSLSAMIINHYKMRSNILSFNLGGMGCSAGIIALDLAKDMLQIHGNSYAIVVSTENITLNWYHGTNRSMLLPNCLFRMGGAAILLSNKRKDRRRSKYQLAHIVRTHNGQDDRSYRCVFQEEDSNGTKGLTISKELMSVAGHALKANITTLGPLVLPLSEQILFVLILFSRKVLKMGVKPYIPDFKLAFEHFCIHAGGRAVLDELQKNLSLAEHHMEASRMTLHRFGNTSSSTMWYELAYMEAKQRVKKGDRVWQLAFGSGFKCNSAVWKALKTFKKPTKDPWLDCIDNYPVEIPEVQKI from the coding sequence ATGTTGAATGAGCAGGAACTTTTTTCAACCGAGATTGTGCGTAGAGGGGCTGAGAGCTCTGGCCCTAATGCGGGATCCCAGAGATTCTCTATTAGAGTTCACAGGAAACTGCCTGACTTTTTTCACTCTGTCAATGCCAGCCATGTTAAGTTGGGGTACCATTATTTTATTAGCAATGCTCTGTATTTCTTATCAATTCCTTTGCTCCTTGTGATGAAAGAAGCCTTAAGGAAGAACAATTTATGGAAACTGTGGGAGCAGCCTAGCCCTGATTTAGTAAGCTTGCTGTATGTATGTGGTTTGATTGGTTTCATTGCTTGTGTCTACTATATGTGTAAACCAAGACCTGTATATCTAGTAGACTTTGCATGTTCCAAGCCATCTGATGAATTCAAAGCAACTAAAGGGCGTTTCTTGTCTCATTCCCGGGAAACAGGGTTTTTTGATGATAAAAGCCTGGAGTTTCAGAGGAATATTCTAGAGAGATCTGGAATAGGAGACGAAACATACTTTCCAGAGGCCATTTCTGCCTCTCCACCTAGGCTGACCATGAAGGAAGCCCGTGTAGAAGCAGAGATGGTGATGTTTGGTGCCTTGGATGAGCTGTTTGACAAATGCAAAGTGAAGCCCAGGGATGTTGGGATCCTTGTGGTGAACTGTAGCTTGTTCAATCCAACTCCATCTCTGTCTGCCATGATTATCAATCACTACAAGATGAGAAGCAACATTCTGAGTTTTAACTTGGGAGGAATGGGATGCAGTGCAGGGATCATAGCTCTGGATCTTGCAAAAGACATGCTGCAAATTCATGGGAATTCATATGCAATAGTTGTGAGCACTGAGAACATTACACTGAATTGGTACCATGGCACAAACAGATCAATGCTTCTGCCCAATTGTTTGTTTCGCATGGGAGGTGCAGCTATTCTCTTATCCAACAAGAGAAAAGATAGAAGGAGATCAAAGTATCAGCTAGCCCATATTGTCAGAACACATAATGGACAAGATGACAGGAGCTACCGATGTGTCTTCCAAGAGGAGGACTCCAATGGGACCAAGGGCTTGACCATATCCAAGGAGCTCATGTCAGTTGCAGGCCATGCACTTAAAGCCAATATAACAACTCTGGGTCCATTAGTACTTCCTCTATCAGAACAGATACTCTTTGTTCTCATACTCTTCTCTAGAAAAGTACTGAAAATGGGTGTAAAGCCCTATATCCCAGACTTCAAGTTAGCATTTGAACACTTTTGTATTCATGCAGGAGGGAGAGCTGTTCTGGATGAGTTGCAGAAGAATTTATCATTAGCAGAGCATCACATGGAGGCATCAAGGATGACTCTTCACAGATTTGGCAATACATCAAGCAGTACTATGTGGTATGAGCTTGCATACATGGAAGCCAAACAAAGAGTGAAGAAAGGTGACAGAGTATGGCAGCTAGCATTTGGTTCAGGATTCAAATGCAACAGTGCTGTTTGGAAGGCCCTCAAGACCTTTAAAAAACCCACTAAAGACCCATGGCTGGATTGCATTGACAACTACCCAGTAGAGATTCCAGAAGTCCAGAAAATCTGA